One region of Haloprofundus salilacus genomic DNA includes:
- a CDS encoding helix-turn-helix transcriptional regulator, whose translation MTAREDVAFLVGSASRIAVLEQLHRTPQRPIELAETCPCTRETVQRALAGFVKRGWVEKRSHEYHLTLGGELVLTHYRDLADASENAARLTPFVTNVDSSLAGLSHSVLQRATVTAGTTENPHAPIDRYLSVLGTEPVQTYRGISPIVSRVFNEAAARVIGPETEMELVVDASVLEASTTADPEAVQRAHELDQFTLYLSPTPVEMGLAVFDGYAWLGAYDRGNLIACVDGDDSELLEWAEAEYDRVCATATEIEPDPTARRKSHENDD comes from the coding sequence ATGACCGCACGCGAGGACGTCGCATTTCTCGTCGGGTCGGCGAGCAGAATCGCCGTACTCGAACAGCTGCACCGCACCCCGCAGCGGCCGATAGAACTCGCCGAGACGTGTCCGTGCACGCGCGAGACAGTGCAGCGAGCACTCGCCGGATTCGTCAAACGAGGGTGGGTCGAAAAACGGTCACACGAGTATCACCTCACGCTCGGCGGTGAACTCGTCTTGACCCACTACCGCGACCTCGCCGATGCGAGCGAGAACGCGGCGAGGTTGACGCCGTTCGTCACGAACGTTGACAGTTCGCTCGCCGGGCTCTCACACTCGGTTCTCCAACGGGCGACGGTCACGGCCGGAACGACGGAGAACCCCCACGCGCCGATTGATCGGTATCTCTCCGTACTCGGCACGGAGCCAGTTCAGACGTACCGCGGTATCTCCCCGATCGTCAGCCGCGTGTTCAACGAGGCGGCGGCGAGAGTCATCGGCCCGGAGACCGAGATGGAACTCGTCGTCGACGCGTCCGTACTCGAAGCGTCGACGACCGCTGACCCAGAAGCGGTGCAGAGAGCGCACGAACTCGATCAGTTCACGCTGTATCTCTCGCCCACGCCGGTCGAGATGGGTCTCGCCGTCTTCGACGGCTATGCGTGGCTGGGTGCGTACGACCGAGGGAACCTCATCGCGTGCGTCGACGGCGACGACTCCGAACTGCTCGAATGGGCGGAAGCCGAGTATGACCGCGTGTGCGCGACGGCAACCGAAATCGAACCGGACCCGACGGCGCGAAGGAAGTCACACGAGAATGACGACTGA
- a CDS encoding Cdc6/Cdc18 family protein has protein sequence MPDAGDDLFTREDPIFANKELLEISHLPGEGRIVGRDDEISDLATAVNPAIFGQSPSNVLIYGKTGTGKSLCAKYVSQRLVETASDEAVNATFAYVDCAQDTTETQAVQTIADSVNRPELTDIKVPDKGLSTATYYKRLWRILDATYDVVLIILDEIDKLENDDILMQLSRAGEAGKIENCKLGVIGISNKIQYKDRMDERVKSSLCEREFVFPPYDANQLRDIMDARSDAFRDGVLDPSTIPRAAALAAREHGDARKAIDILRYAGEIAQSNGAPTVKEIYVTQARERAETDRFRELIRGSTPHSRYVLQALAVLSLSNQRKDGFRTSRVYEIYESICRQEGSDSLSLRRVRDLLKEHAFLDIIEQSKHSGGSAEGSYTKHQLLENPEVVKEVLTENGDS, from the coding sequence ATGCCGGACGCAGGGGACGACCTCTTCACGCGCGAGGACCCGATATTCGCTAACAAGGAGCTACTCGAAATCAGCCACCTCCCTGGTGAGGGGCGTATCGTCGGACGCGACGACGAGATTTCGGACCTCGCGACGGCGGTCAACCCCGCCATCTTCGGGCAGAGCCCGAGCAACGTCCTCATCTACGGAAAGACGGGGACCGGAAAATCGCTCTGTGCGAAGTACGTCTCCCAGCGACTCGTCGAGACTGCCAGCGATGAGGCGGTCAACGCCACGTTCGCGTACGTTGACTGCGCCCAAGACACGACCGAGACGCAAGCGGTCCAGACTATCGCCGACAGCGTCAATCGTCCCGAACTCACCGACATTAAAGTACCCGACAAAGGGCTCAGCACGGCGACGTACTACAAGCGCCTGTGGCGAATCCTCGACGCGACGTACGACGTCGTCCTCATCATCCTCGACGAGATAGACAAACTCGAAAACGACGACATCCTCATGCAACTCTCTCGCGCCGGCGAGGCCGGGAAGATCGAGAACTGCAAACTCGGCGTCATCGGCATCAGCAACAAGATACAGTACAAGGACCGCATGGACGAACGCGTCAAGAGCAGCCTCTGCGAACGGGAGTTCGTCTTTCCCCCGTACGACGCGAACCAGCTCCGCGACATCATGGACGCTCGCAGCGACGCCTTCCGCGACGGCGTCCTCGACCCGTCGACGATTCCGCGGGCGGCCGCACTCGCCGCCCGCGAACACGGTGACGCACGGAAAGCCATCGACATTCTGCGGTACGCCGGCGAGATTGCGCAGTCCAACGGCGCGCCGACGGTCAAGGAAATCTACGTGACGCAGGCACGCGAGCGCGCGGAGACCGACCGGTTTCGCGAACTCATCCGCGGGTCGACTCCACACTCGCGGTACGTACTGCAGGCGCTCGCCGTCCTCTCGCTGTCGAATCAGCGCAAAGACGGCTTTCGAACCAGTCGCGTCTACGAGATATACGAGAGTATCTGTCGGCAGGAAGGTTCCGACAGTCTCTCGCTGCGTCGCGTGCGGGACCTACTGAAGGAACACGCGTTTCTCGACATCATCGAACAGTCGAAACACAGCGGCGGAAGCGCGGAAGGCAGTTACACTAAACACCAACTGCTCGAGAACCCCGAGGTCGTCAAAGAAGTGCTGACCGAAAACGGCGATTCGTAG